From a single Hymenobacter sp. YIM 151500-1 genomic region:
- a CDS encoding UDP-N-acetylmuramoyl-L-alanyl-D-glutamate--2,6-diaminopimelate ligase — protein MQFPLSALTTAIAVRAQHGPADASITSLTLDSRQAGPGAVFFALRGTATDGHQFIPKAVEQGAAAVVCEDLPAELSPATTYVQVPDSAEAMARMAAEFYGQPSRRLRLVGVTGTNGKTTCATMLHKLFRELGYRCGLLSTVQNQIDEEVLPATHTTPDAIRLNELLARMLKAGCTHVFMEVSSHSVVQHRITGLHFAGGIFTNLSHDHLDYHGTFDAYIKAKKGFFDQLPKSAFALTNADDKRGQVMLQNVVGRRETYSLRGAATFRARLIENAVHGLHLEVDGREVQFRLIGVFNAYNLLAIYGAAVLLGEDPTEVLTVLSGLTSAPGRFEPVVSGKGRITGIVDYAHTPDALENVLQTIADIRQPSQQVITVVGCGGNRDAAKRPVMAKLAAQLSSRAVLTSDNPRFEDPTDILAQMQAGVPAADQGKVLTIPDRREAIKTAIALAQPGDIVLVAGKGHEAYQEIKGVKTDFDDKQVVQEMFDMLGK, from the coding sequence ATCCAGTTTCCCCTCTCCGCCCTCACCACTGCCATTGCCGTGCGGGCTCAGCACGGCCCCGCCGACGCGTCCATTACCAGCCTCACGCTGGATTCCCGGCAGGCTGGGCCGGGCGCCGTGTTCTTCGCCCTGCGCGGCACCGCCACCGACGGCCATCAGTTCATTCCGAAGGCGGTGGAGCAGGGCGCCGCCGCGGTGGTCTGCGAAGACCTGCCCGCCGAGCTGAGCCCCGCCACCACCTATGTGCAGGTGCCCGACTCGGCCGAGGCCATGGCCCGCATGGCGGCGGAGTTCTACGGCCAGCCTTCCCGCCGCCTCCGGCTGGTGGGCGTGACGGGCACCAACGGCAAAACCACCTGCGCCACCATGCTGCACAAGCTGTTCCGGGAGCTGGGCTACCGGTGCGGGCTGCTGAGCACGGTGCAGAACCAGATTGACGAGGAGGTACTGCCGGCCACCCACACCACGCCCGACGCCATTCGGCTGAACGAGTTGCTGGCTCGCATGCTCAAGGCCGGTTGCACCCACGTGTTTATGGAAGTCAGCTCCCACTCGGTGGTGCAGCACCGCATTACGGGCCTGCACTTTGCGGGCGGCATCTTCACCAACCTTTCCCACGACCACCTCGACTACCACGGCACTTTTGATGCGTACATCAAGGCCAAAAAAGGCTTCTTCGACCAGCTGCCGAAGTCGGCCTTTGCCCTCACCAACGCCGACGATAAGCGCGGGCAGGTGATGCTGCAAAACGTGGTGGGCCGCCGCGAAACCTACTCCCTGCGCGGAGCGGCCACGTTCCGGGCCCGCCTCATCGAAAATGCCGTGCACGGCCTGCACCTGGAGGTAGACGGCCGCGAGGTGCAGTTTCGGCTCATCGGGGTGTTCAACGCCTACAACCTGCTGGCCATCTACGGGGCAGCCGTGCTACTGGGTGAAGACCCCACCGAGGTGCTCACCGTGCTGTCGGGCCTCACGTCGGCCCCCGGTCGGTTTGAGCCGGTGGTGTCCGGGAAGGGCCGCATTACGGGCATCGTGGACTACGCCCACACCCCCGACGCCCTCGAAAACGTGCTCCAGACCATTGCCGACATTCGCCAGCCCAGCCAGCAGGTGATTACCGTGGTGGGCTGCGGCGGCAACCGCGACGCCGCCAAGCGCCCGGTTATGGCCAAGCTAGCCGCCCAGCTGTCCAGCCGCGCCGTGCTGACTTCCGACAACCCCCGCTTCGAGGACCCCACCGACATTCTGGCCCAGATGCAGGCCGGCGTGCCCGCCGCCGACCAGGGCAAGGTGCTTACTATCCCCGACCGGCGCGAGGCCATCAAAACTGCCATTGCCTTGGCCCAGCCCGGCGACATTGTGCTGGTAGCCGGCAAAGGCCACGAAGCCTACCAGGAAATCAAGGGCGTGAAAACTGATTTTGACGACAAGCAGGTAGTACAGGAAATGTTCGACATGCTGGGTAAGTGA
- a CDS encoding penicillin-binding protein, with translation MKGNVKKSIVTRVRLAFLGVCLFSCAVVWRIAHIQFKEGAKWSALEQERRIVYQPVFATRGNIFSDNESIMATSLPFYRVAWDPSVVSEALFEQKADSLALMLSRFFGDRTKLDYLTRLNEAREKKSRYVRLNSRQINYQEKKELAQWPIFRAGKNKGGVIFEKVDKRFRPFGGLAQRTIGFVNEDKNGAGLEFTFNRHLAGKDGEALFERLPGGNKPIYDGTEVKPQPGYDIKTTLDINLQDVAENALYKSLLDNNAQYGTVILMEVKTGEIKAVANLGKVAEGVYREDYNYAIADQGRTEPGSTFKLASMMAAFEEDPDLELTDTINTGNTGSMRIGGAVKTDSHPYGRITLQQVFEKSSNIGVAKLTDRVFNKAPEKYTDYLKKFGLDKPLGFQMAGEARPYIKDPTDRSWSRTSLTTMSIGYELKLAPLQTLAFYNAVANNGVKIQPIIVKEIKQADKVLERFEAQVLNPKICSDETLRKVKAMMEGVVEHGTARGIRTTDYLMAGKTGTAWKFKNGAYTKVYSTSFCGYFPADNPKYSCIVVVDSPKNGRIYGADVAAPVFRELADKAMARDAASQRPLLARAPVRKSRVPRVQAGMQDELSLVFSKLGVTHTGATGTDDWVRTQPADSDAESLNLRPMPVRPGRVPNVQGLTLRDALFLLENRGLRVRALGTGRVKTQSVAAGSAVRRGTTVVLQLEPIGGRLAAPVPAAPPAPGLATLADGRTPKPAGPPAPAETGASGPKKPAAKAAAPNSAAVVTKAKPKA, from the coding sequence ATGAAAGGAAACGTTAAAAAGAGCATTGTTACCCGCGTCCGCCTGGCGTTTCTGGGCGTGTGCCTGTTTTCGTGCGCCGTGGTGTGGCGCATTGCCCACATCCAGTTCAAGGAAGGCGCCAAGTGGAGCGCCCTGGAGCAGGAGCGCCGCATCGTGTACCAGCCGGTGTTTGCTACCCGCGGCAACATCTTCTCCGACAACGAAAGCATCATGGCCACCTCGCTGCCCTTCTACCGGGTGGCCTGGGACCCGAGCGTGGTGAGTGAAGCTCTATTTGAGCAGAAAGCTGATTCATTGGCGCTAATGCTGTCCCGTTTTTTCGGTGACCGGACCAAGCTAGACTATCTCACCAGACTTAACGAGGCAAGAGAAAAAAAATCACGCTATGTTCGCCTAAACTCCCGGCAAATCAATTATCAGGAGAAGAAGGAGCTGGCCCAGTGGCCCATCTTCCGGGCCGGTAAGAACAAGGGCGGGGTCATCTTCGAGAAAGTAGATAAGCGGTTCCGGCCCTTCGGGGGGCTAGCCCAGCGCACCATTGGCTTCGTGAATGAGGACAAGAACGGGGCGGGGCTGGAATTTACCTTCAACCGCCACCTGGCCGGCAAGGACGGCGAGGCCCTGTTTGAGCGCCTGCCCGGCGGCAACAAGCCCATCTACGACGGCACCGAGGTCAAGCCCCAGCCGGGCTACGACATCAAAACCACTCTCGACATCAACCTCCAGGACGTGGCCGAAAACGCCTTGTACAAGTCGCTGCTGGACAACAACGCCCAGTACGGCACAGTGATTCTGATGGAGGTGAAAACCGGCGAAATCAAGGCCGTGGCCAACCTGGGCAAGGTAGCCGAGGGCGTGTACCGCGAAGACTACAACTACGCCATTGCCGACCAGGGCCGCACCGAGCCGGGCTCTACCTTCAAGCTGGCCTCCATGATGGCGGCGTTTGAGGAAGACCCCGACCTGGAGCTGACCGACACCATCAACACCGGCAACACCGGCTCCATGCGCATCGGCGGGGCCGTCAAGACCGACTCGCACCCGTACGGGCGTATTACCTTGCAGCAAGTGTTCGAGAAGTCGTCGAACATTGGGGTGGCCAAGCTCACGGACCGGGTGTTCAACAAGGCGCCCGAGAAGTACACTGATTATCTGAAGAAGTTTGGGCTCGACAAACCCCTGGGCTTCCAGATGGCCGGGGAGGCGCGGCCCTACATCAAAGACCCCACCGACCGAAGCTGGAGCCGCACTTCGCTCACCACCATGAGCATCGGCTACGAGCTGAAGCTGGCGCCCCTGCAAACCCTGGCTTTCTACAACGCCGTGGCCAACAACGGAGTAAAGATTCAGCCCATCATCGTGAAGGAAATCAAGCAGGCCGACAAGGTGCTGGAGCGGTTTGAGGCCCAGGTACTCAACCCCAAAATCTGCTCCGACGAGACGCTGCGCAAGGTAAAAGCCATGATGGAGGGCGTGGTGGAGCACGGCACGGCCCGCGGCATCCGCACCACCGACTACCTGATGGCGGGCAAAACCGGCACGGCCTGGAAGTTCAAGAACGGCGCCTATACCAAGGTGTATTCCACCAGCTTCTGCGGCTACTTCCCGGCCGACAACCCCAAGTACTCCTGCATTGTGGTGGTAGACTCGCCCAAGAATGGCCGCATCTACGGCGCCGACGTGGCCGCGCCCGTGTTCCGGGAGCTGGCCGACAAAGCCATGGCCCGCGACGCCGCCTCGCAGCGCCCCCTGCTGGCCCGCGCCCCGGTGCGCAAGTCCAGGGTGCCGCGGGTGCAGGCCGGGATGCAGGACGAGCTGAGCCTGGTGTTCAGCAAGCTGGGCGTGACCCACACCGGCGCCACCGGCACCGATGACTGGGTGCGCACCCAGCCCGCCGACTCCGACGCCGAAAGCCTGAACCTGCGCCCCATGCCCGTGCGCCCCGGCCGGGTGCCCAACGTGCAGGGCCTCACCCTGCGCGACGCCTTGTTCCTGCTCGAAAACCGCGGCCTGCGGGTGCGCGCCCTGGGTACGGGCCGGGTCAAAACCCAATCGGTAGCCGCCGGCTCGGCCGTGCGGCGCGGCACTACGGTGGTGTTGCAGCTGGAGCCCATCGGCGGCCGCCTCGCCGCCCCCGTGCCGGCTGCCCCACCCGCGCCCGGCCTGGCCACCCTGGCTGATGGCCGCACTCCGAAGCCCGCTGGCCCGCCAGCCCCGGCCGAAACCGGGGCTTCCGGCCCCAAAAAGCCAGCTGCCAAAGCTGCCGCGCCCAACTCGGCTGCCGTCGTAACCAAGGCCAAGCCCAAAGCCTGA
- the mraY gene encoding phospho-N-acetylmuramoyl-pentapeptide-transferase, whose amino-acid sequence MLYYIFNYLDKVHHVPGTGVFQYISFRAALAVVTSLIIAQFFGKPLIQKLQRLQIGETVRDLGLQGQLEKKGTPTMGGLIILLAILVPVLLFAKLDNIYIVLMLLSTVWLGLIGFIDDYIKVVKKDKEGLAGRFKVLGQVGLGLTVGWVLFFSNDVTVRQYALADGTFSAVDASTVYQDVKLMITTVPFLKNNELNYGDLFATAGEFFNEYYAFFYIPIVIFLVTAISNGANITDGLDGLAAGTSAIIGSTLAIFAFVSGNALLADYLDIMFIPNSGELVIFCTAFVGACVGFLWYNSYPAQVFMGDTGSLALGGIITVLALIVRKELLIPILCGVFVVENLSVMVQVGYFKYTRRKYGEGRRLLRMSPLHHHYQKLGYHESKIVSRFWIVGIMLAVLTLVTLKLR is encoded by the coding sequence ATGCTGTATTACATTTTTAATTACCTCGATAAAGTACATCATGTACCGGGCACGGGGGTGTTCCAGTACATTTCGTTTCGGGCGGCGCTGGCAGTAGTTACCTCGCTCATCATTGCCCAGTTCTTCGGCAAGCCCCTGATTCAGAAGCTCCAGCGCCTGCAAATCGGGGAGACGGTGCGCGACCTGGGCTTGCAGGGGCAGCTGGAGAAGAAGGGCACGCCCACCATGGGCGGGCTGATTATTCTGCTGGCCATCCTGGTGCCGGTGCTGCTGTTTGCCAAGCTCGACAACATCTACATTGTGCTCATGCTGCTTAGCACCGTGTGGCTGGGACTGATTGGCTTTATTGATGACTACATCAAAGTAGTAAAGAAGGACAAGGAGGGGCTGGCCGGCCGCTTCAAGGTGCTGGGCCAGGTGGGCCTGGGCCTCACGGTGGGCTGGGTGCTGTTCTTCTCCAACGACGTAACCGTGCGTCAGTACGCCCTAGCCGACGGTACATTCTCAGCCGTGGACGCCAGCACCGTGTATCAGGATGTGAAGCTGATGATTACGACAGTGCCCTTCCTCAAAAACAACGAGTTGAACTACGGCGACCTGTTTGCCACGGCCGGCGAGTTTTTTAATGAGTACTACGCCTTCTTCTACATCCCCATCGTCATTTTTCTCGTCACGGCCATCAGCAATGGGGCCAACATCACCGATGGCCTCGACGGGCTGGCGGCGGGCACCTCGGCCATTATCGGCAGCACGCTGGCCATTTTCGCCTTCGTAAGCGGCAATGCCCTACTGGCCGATTACCTTGATATCATGTTTATCCCGAATTCCGGGGAGCTGGTTATTTTCTGCACGGCCTTCGTGGGGGCCTGCGTGGGCTTTCTGTGGTACAATTCCTATCCCGCCCAGGTGTTCATGGGCGACACGGGGTCGTTGGCGCTGGGCGGCATCATTACTGTGCTGGCTCTCATTGTACGCAAGGAGCTATTGATACCGATATTATGCGGGGTTTTTGTAGTTGAAAACCTCTCGGTGATGGTGCAGGTGGGATACTTTAAATACACCAGGCGCAAGTATGGCGAAGGCCGCCGGTTGCTGCGCATGTCGCCTTTGCACCATCACTACCAGAAGCTCGGCTACCACGAGTCCAAAATCGTGTCGCGGTTCTGGATTGTAGGCATTATGCTGGCAGTGTTGACACTTGTAACCTTGAAACTGCGCTAA
- the rsmH gene encoding 16S rRNA (cytosine(1402)-N(4))-methyltransferase RsmH yields the protein MSAPSYDNDTAYHRPVMLRECLEALDLRPDGRYVDVTFGGGGHSARILERLGPQGHLYSFDQDADAEREAHKLARPEFTFIRSNFRNLHQELDRRGALPVDGLLADLGVSSHQFDTPERGFSTRFDGPLDMRMNPDEGGTSAADIINEYSEADLHRIFGMYGEVTNARTLAATVVSSRRGQNITTIAALKKAIAPCTPRGKENKYLAQVFQALRIEANDEMAALQQMLEQTAQVLRPGGRLVVMSYHSLEDRLVKNFLAKGKFYGEAEKDLFGRTSLPFEVLTRKPIEATAEEVALNSRARSAKLRIAMKN from the coding sequence ATGAGTGCCCCCAGCTACGACAACGACACCGCCTACCACCGCCCCGTAATGCTACGGGAGTGTCTGGAGGCCCTGGACCTGCGCCCCGACGGCCGCTACGTGGACGTCACCTTCGGTGGGGGCGGGCACTCGGCCCGCATTCTGGAGCGGCTGGGGCCGCAGGGCCACCTCTACAGCTTCGACCAGGATGCCGACGCCGAGCGGGAGGCCCACAAGCTGGCCCGGCCGGAGTTTACCTTCATCCGCAGCAACTTCCGAAACCTGCACCAGGAGCTGGACCGCCGCGGCGCCCTGCCCGTAGACGGGCTGCTGGCTGATTTGGGAGTTTCCTCGCACCAGTTTGATACGCCGGAGCGCGGCTTCAGCACCCGCTTCGACGGGCCCCTGGACATGCGCATGAACCCGGACGAGGGCGGTACCTCGGCCGCCGACATCATCAACGAATATTCCGAAGCCGATTTGCACCGCATTTTCGGCATGTACGGGGAAGTAACCAATGCCCGCACCCTAGCCGCTACGGTAGTTTCTAGCCGGCGCGGGCAGAACATTACCACTATTGCGGCCCTGAAAAAGGCCATTGCTCCGTGCACGCCCCGCGGCAAGGAAAACAAGTATCTGGCCCAGGTATTCCAGGCCCTGCGCATTGAGGCCAACGATGAAATGGCGGCCTTGCAGCAGATGCTGGAGCAGACGGCCCAGGTGCTGCGCCCCGGTGGGCGACTGGTGGTGATGAGCTACCACTCCCTGGAGGACCGGCTGGTGAAGAACTTCCTGGCCAAGGGCAAGTTCTACGGCGAGGCCGAAAAAGACCTGTTTGGCCGCACCAGCCTGCCCTTCGAGGTGCTTACTCGCAAGCCCATCGAAGCCACGGCCGAGGAAGTAGCCCTGAACAGCCGCGCCCGTTCGGCGAAGCTGCGCATCGCAATGAAGAATTAA
- a CDS encoding FtsL-like putative cell division protein, with protein sequence MALNTVKPAANPPRANVPREAAPVAVEPVAAPQPEPAPQPAPKPPREPRQAPPKRSTWSVFSVLERATRVDGLFREGLPVRFLPYLLFIMFLTLVYIGNTHYATRMNRSIQKLKLETEDLRADYTTLKSDYMEASKQSEVARKVAAYGLVESSSPPFRITVPAGRLDEAELDRMPVLTADSVAAMIARAKADSLRRAAGPALSDSIEVGAPPVPIGTDVNGEPAVPETTQAASSNRSAPRRNERKR encoded by the coding sequence GTGGCTCTCAATACAGTAAAACCAGCTGCCAACCCGCCCCGCGCCAACGTGCCCCGCGAAGCTGCGCCCGTAGCCGTGGAGCCCGTAGCCGCGCCCCAGCCGGAACCAGCCCCGCAGCCGGCGCCCAAGCCACCGCGGGAGCCCCGGCAGGCCCCGCCGAAGCGCAGCACCTGGAGCGTGTTTTCGGTGCTGGAGCGGGCCACGCGGGTAGATGGGCTGTTTCGGGAGGGGCTGCCGGTGCGGTTTCTGCCCTACCTGCTGTTTATCATGTTTCTGACGCTGGTCTACATCGGCAACACGCACTACGCCACGCGCATGAACCGCAGCATTCAGAAGCTGAAGCTGGAAACCGAAGACCTGCGCGCCGACTATACCACCCTGAAATCGGACTACATGGAGGCTAGCAAGCAGAGCGAGGTGGCCCGCAAGGTGGCGGCCTACGGGTTGGTGGAAAGCTCCTCGCCGCCCTTCCGCATTACGGTGCCCGCCGGCCGCCTCGACGAGGCCGAGCTGGACCGCATGCCCGTGCTGACCGCCGACTCGGTGGCGGCCATGATAGCCCGCGCTAAAGCCGACTCCCTGCGCCGCGCCGCCGGCCCGGCCCTGTCCGACTCCATTGAGGTGGGCGCTCCGCCCGTGCCCATCGGCACCGACGTGAACGGGGAGCCAGCCGTACCCGAAACCACGCAAGCCGCATCTTCCAATCGTTCAGCCCCGCGCCGCAATGAAAGGAAACGTTAA